Proteins from one Actinobacillus delphinicola genomic window:
- the fucP gene encoding L-fucose:H+ symporter permease yields the protein MSLDRLIPLHVEQLPNGYLNKTPIFQYLLLSICFPMWGMAASLNDILITQFKTIFTLSDFASAFVQSAFYGGYFLIAIPASRVIRRWSYKLSILIGLSIYIIGCTMFFPASHMATYSVFLCALFCIAVGLSFLETSCNTYSTMIGSQERATLRLNISQTFTPIGFLSGILLGKYLIFTEGDPLHKQMGALSGEAKRQFAEQMLQRTLQPYQFMIMILVVLLVIVAITQFPRCKPTATKTQTNQASIMETLRYLAKNRLFKFGILAQFLYVGMQTAVWSFTIRLALQLDPSLNERMAANYMIYAFIGFFLGKFIANLLMTKFNPNKVLIGYSVLGIASLLYVILVHDFSVVWAAILTSTLFGPCWATIYARTLDAIKDKRYTETGGAIIVMSIIGGAAIPVVQGLTSDITGSMQTAFVVSLICFCVVLIYFAYLQKINLQDK from the coding sequence ATGTCGCTCGATCGCCTTATTCCATTACACGTTGAACAACTCCCCAATGGGTATCTTAACAAAACCCCAATTTTTCAATATTTACTCTTATCTATTTGCTTTCCCATGTGGGGCATGGCAGCAAGTTTAAATGATATTCTTATCACGCAATTTAAAACAATTTTTACCCTATCAGACTTCGCTTCTGCATTCGTACAAAGTGCCTTTTATGGCGGTTATTTCCTCATTGCTATTCCAGCAAGCCGTGTTATTCGTCGCTGGAGTTATAAATTAAGTATTTTAATCGGTTTATCCATTTATATCATTGGTTGCACCATGTTCTTCCCAGCTTCTCACATGGCAACCTACTCTGTTTTTCTTTGTGCTTTATTCTGCATCGCAGTGGGACTCTCATTCCTAGAAACATCATGTAATACTTACTCCACTATGATTGGTTCTCAGGAACGTGCTACTTTACGTTTAAATATTTCACAAACTTTTACGCCTATCGGTTTTCTTTCTGGTATTTTACTCGGGAAATACTTAATCTTTACTGAAGGTGATCCACTTCATAAACAAATGGGCGCCCTTTCTGGTGAGGCAAAACGTCAATTTGCGGAACAAATGCTTCAACGCACGCTTCAGCCTTATCAGTTCATGATTATGATTTTAGTCGTCCTATTAGTCATTGTTGCTATTACCCAATTCCCACGCTGCAAACCAACCGCAACTAAAACTCAAACTAACCAAGCAAGTATCATGGAAACCCTCCGCTATCTTGCTAAAAATCGCCTATTTAAATTCGGTATCCTTGCCCAATTTTTATATGTAGGTATGCAAACCGCTGTTTGGTCATTCACCATTCGTCTTGCGCTACAACTCGATCCTAGTCTTAATGAACGCATGGCAGCGAATTATATGATTTATGCTTTCATTGGCTTCTTCCTCGGTAAATTTATTGCTAACTTATTGATGACCAAATTTAATCCAAATAAAGTTCTTATTGGTTATTCCGTATTAGGTATCGCAAGTTTACTCTATGTCATCTTAGTCCATGATTTTAGTGTCGTCTGGGCCGCAATTCTGACTTCTACCCTCTTTGGACCATGTTGGGCAACTATTTATGCTCGTACTCTTGATGCAATTAAAGATAAACGTTACACCGAAACAGGTGGGGCAATCATTGTTATGTCAATCATTGGTGGTGCAGCAATTCCAGTAGTCCAAGGATTAACTTCTGACATCACAGGTTCTATGCAAACTGCCTTTGTGGTATCACTCATCTGTTTCTGTGTTGTTCTTATCTATTTTGCTTATCTACAAAAAATTAATTTACAAGATAAATAG
- a CDS encoding aldose 1-epimerase family protein: MYRIPLYQTYFTEKKQILLQSDAFCVESFCYPDNIPALKISNSRGYLEILPFMGQMIWDANFDSISLKMKNMFKQPKRGNVIVDTYGCFAFHSGLLSSGCPAPEDTHPLHGEFPCAPMGTAWLEVTEQSIRLVSDYEYVQGFGYHYRAKPSITLKKNATAFTIGMDVTNLSAYKDMPLMYMCHLNYNYIDNGIMAQDIPNSAFCLRGSIPAHVKPTAEWRAFNSAIVAGEIDDQSLIYPHYYDPEIVYFADNLAKYGKNLTFTLTDPATKTTFFTQFSSKEFPHATRWILKNPDQQVAAFILPATSRPEGYLAAEKADTLSWLAPQQTRSFHVLTGIKEQS; the protein is encoded by the coding sequence ATGTATCGTATTCCTCTATATCAAACTTACTTTACAGAAAAGAAACAAATTCTCCTGCAATCTGATGCATTTTGCGTAGAAAGTTTTTGCTATCCTGATAATATTCCAGCACTTAAAATCAGTAACTCACGTGGATATTTGGAAATTCTACCTTTCATGGGACAAATGATTTGGGATGCTAATTTCGATAGTATCTCATTGAAAATGAAAAACATGTTTAAACAACCTAAACGAGGTAATGTGATTGTCGATACCTACGGTTGTTTTGCTTTCCATTCTGGGCTACTAAGTTCTGGTTGCCCCGCTCCCGAAGATACACATCCGTTACATGGCGAATTTCCATGTGCGCCGATGGGTACTGCCTGGTTAGAGGTCACCGAACAAAGCATTCGCTTAGTTAGCGATTACGAATACGTTCAAGGTTTTGGTTATCATTATCGTGCTAAACCAAGTATTACTCTTAAAAAGAATGCCACGGCATTTACGATTGGAATGGATGTAACCAATTTATCTGCATATAAAGATATGCCACTTATGTATATGTGTCATCTAAACTATAACTATATAGATAACGGCATCATGGCACAGGATATTCCTAATTCAGCTTTCTGTTTACGTGGCAGTATTCCTGCGCATGTGAAACCAACCGCAGAATGGCGAGCATTTAATTCGGCAATCGTTGCTGGTGAGATTGATGATCAATCGCTGATTTATCCACATTACTATGATCCAGAAATTGTCTATTTTGCCGATAATCTCGCAAAATACGGAAAAAATCTCACGTTTACATTAACTGATCCAGCAACAAAAACCACATTCTTTACACAATTCTCTAGCAAAGAATTTCCACATGCTACTCGTTGGATTTTAAAAAATCCTGATCAACAAGTTGCTGCTTTTATTCTCCCTGCTACTAGTCGCCCTGAGGGCTACCTTGCTGCAGAAAAAGCTGATACTTTATCTTGGCTTGCTCCGCAACAAACGCGATCTTTTCATGTATTAACTGGAATTAAGGAGCAATCATGA
- the rbsK gene encoding ribokinase produces the protein MMKIAVIGSNMIDLVSYITRMPTKGETLEAPDFKMGCGGKGANQAIAASRLGADVLMLTRVGNDIFADNTIANFQANGISTDYVLRTNASSGVAPIFVDPLSHNSIIIVKGANSYLSASDIQSAAEDIKKCQLIVLQLEIPTETVYAAVQFGKEHNIPVLLNPAPAQPDLILDKVKSCEFIVPNETELSLLTGMPVETEDEIRNAAMTLRDAGVKNVIVTMGQRGVLWLSEKTQQYFPPLNVNAKDTTGAGDAFIGCFASMYCKSKDIAHSIEIANHYAADSVTRLGTQTSYLNKEDFLQQYPQLSGKI, from the coding sequence ATGATGAAAATTGCCGTTATTGGATCTAACATGATCGATTTGGTGTCTTATATCACTCGTATGCCTACAAAAGGCGAAACCCTTGAAGCACCAGACTTTAAAATGGGTTGTGGTGGAAAAGGTGCTAATCAAGCCATTGCCGCCTCTCGTTTAGGAGCTGATGTCCTGATGTTGACTCGTGTTGGCAATGATATTTTTGCCGATAATACCATTGCTAATTTCCAAGCAAATGGTATTTCAACAGATTATGTTTTAAGAACAAACGCTTCTAGCGGTGTTGCTCCTATCTTTGTCGATCCACTTTCCCATAATTCAATTATTATCGTAAAGGGGGCAAATAGTTATTTAAGTGCAAGCGATATTCAATCTGCAGCAGAAGATATCAAAAAATGCCAACTCATTGTTTTACAATTAGAAATCCCTACTGAAACCGTTTATGCTGCAGTTCAATTCGGTAAAGAACATAATATTCCAGTTTTACTCAACCCTGCACCCGCTCAGCCAGATCTTATTTTAGATAAGGTAAAAAGTTGCGAGTTTATCGTCCCTAATGAAACAGAACTATCCTTACTCACTGGAATGCCTGTCGAAACTGAAGACGAAATTCGCAATGCAGCGATGACATTACGAGATGCAGGCGTAAAAAATGTGATCGTAACTATGGGACAACGAGGTGTGCTGTGGCTTTCCGAAAAGACACAACAGTATTTTCCTCCACTTAATGTAAATGCCAAAGATACTACAGGGGCGGGAGATGCGTTTATCGGTTGCTTTGCAAGCATGTATTGCAAATCAAAAGATATTGCCCATTCCATTGAAATAGCAAACCACTATGCGGCAGATTCTGTTACCCGTTTAGGGACACAAACTTCTTACCTAAATAAGGAAGATTTTTTACAACAATACCCGCAGTTATCTGGTAAAATCTAA
- a CDS encoding sugar-binding transcriptional regulator: MNNENAASTLLSTKDRQAIDAAKLYYKNHYSQQQVADMLGISRPSVSKLLQHATEQGFVVITIHDPQDTFGQLAEELKEFYQLKSVGICSTPINHDPAQLRHALGSLGAKLLEKLVSNHDVVGVEWGRTIYAMSQHLTPQLRDGVEVVQLRGSETKASQGLNESETINQIAQSFNGKGQLLPLPIVFEDIKTKNLIQRETTIWRVLENIKKSRVVVFTVGAVDEDSLLFQSGFYTQDEVHYLQNRAVGSICAHFVDKNGRICLPDLNNRTVGIGLPELRQKEERVLIAGGQSKTLITHVALKHGYANRLITDKVTAMLLLDLIKQEKQNNTINT; encoded by the coding sequence ATGAACAACGAGAATGCCGCTTCCACTTTACTTTCGACTAAAGATCGTCAAGCTATTGATGCGGCAAAACTTTATTATAAAAATCATTATTCTCAACAACAGGTTGCAGACATGCTGGGCATTTCTCGCCCATCCGTTTCTAAACTATTGCAACATGCAACTGAACAAGGATTCGTAGTCATTACCATTCATGATCCTCAGGATACGTTTGGGCAATTAGCGGAAGAATTGAAAGAATTTTATCAATTAAAAAGCGTTGGAATCTGTTCAACCCCAATTAATCACGATCCTGCCCAACTACGTCACGCACTCGGCTCTCTTGGTGCGAAATTACTTGAAAAATTAGTGAGTAATCATGATGTAGTTGGCGTGGAATGGGGACGCACAATTTATGCCATGTCACAACACCTCACACCTCAATTACGTGATGGTGTCGAAGTAGTCCAACTTAGAGGTAGCGAAACAAAGGCAAGTCAAGGTTTAAATGAATCAGAAACTATTAACCAAATTGCTCAATCTTTTAATGGCAAAGGACAATTACTCCCCTTACCCATTGTTTTTGAAGATATAAAAACCAAAAATCTTATCCAGCGTGAAACCACAATTTGGCGTGTACTAGAGAATATTAAAAAAAGCCGTGTTGTTGTGTTTACTGTCGGTGCGGTTGATGAAGATAGCCTTCTCTTTCAATCAGGCTTCTACACTCAAGATGAAGTGCATTATTTGCAAAATCGTGCTGTTGGAAGTATTTGTGCGCATTTTGTTGATAAAAATGGACGCATTTGCTTGCCAGACTTAAACAATCGTACTGTCGGTATCGGTTTACCTGAACTACGCCAAAAAGAAGAGCGTGTTTTAATTGCAGGTGGACAAAGTAAAACACTTATCACGCACGTTGCTTTAAAGCATGGTTACGCAAATCGCTTAATTACTGATAAGGTAACGGCAATGCTTTTATTAGACTTAATCAAACAAGAGAAACAAAATAACACTATAAATACATAA
- the lon gene encoding endopeptidase La, translated as MTENQMQEKRLPVLALRDVVVFPYMVMPLFVGRKKSINALDAAMKKDEQIFLVAQKDAEIDDPEVDDLYQIGIVANIIQHLEMPDGAVKVLVEGVERAYVRDFTDEDDCLSAVAVPLENDFTVPAESDMRVLANLAKQEFDSYAKLNKKIQPDVMTALANIEEYDRLADTMSVHMPIDVMRKQQLLDQPKVYDRLQQLLGMMIFEKDILQVEKRIQDEVKKQVEKNQRTYYLNEQIKALQKELGQDSEHGFSPLEEVEQLNRKIEAAKMPADAKEKALAEVQKLKMMQPMSPEATVVRSYIDWMLQMPWHARSKVKKDLAKAQSTLDSDHYGLERVKERILEYLAVQARLNKIKGPILCLVGPPGVGKTSLGQSIANATGRKYIRMALGGVRDEAEIRGHRKTYIGALPGKLMQKMAKVGVKNPLFLLDEIDKMSSDMRGDPASALLEVLDPEQNTKFNDHYLEVDYDLSDVMFVATSNSMNIPAPLLDRMEVIRLSGYTEDEKLNIATRHLVKKQMERNGLKEKELTIHEDAILDIIRYYTREAGVRNLEREIAKICRKAVKNLLVDKILKHLDVDSKNLVDYLGVKRFEFGRADTQNRVGEVTGLAWTEVGGDLLTIEAASVIGKGKLTFTGSLGDVMKESIQVAMTVVRSRAEALGINPDFYEKRDIYIHVPDGATPKDGPSAGIAMCTALVSCLTGNPVKAEVAMTGEISLHGKVLPIGGLKEKLLAAHRGGIKTVLIPKDNVKDLEEIPENAKEALTIHPVENIDEVLGIALQNPPTGVEFVMPKEATTHAKSIN; from the coding sequence ATGACAGAAAATCAAATGCAAGAAAAACGTTTGCCAGTTTTGGCATTACGTGATGTGGTTGTTTTCCCTTATATGGTGATGCCACTCTTCGTTGGACGCAAAAAATCTATCAATGCATTAGACGCTGCGATGAAAAAAGATGAACAGATTTTTCTCGTTGCACAAAAAGATGCAGAAATTGATGATCCAGAAGTAGATGATTTATATCAGATTGGGATCGTCGCAAATATTATCCAGCATTTAGAAATGCCAGACGGTGCCGTAAAGGTATTGGTCGAAGGGGTAGAACGTGCCTATGTACGTGATTTTACAGATGAAGACGATTGTTTAAGTGCAGTAGCCGTTCCATTAGAAAACGATTTTACTGTACCAGCAGAAAGTGATATGCGAGTGCTCGCAAATTTAGCAAAACAAGAGTTTGATAGTTATGCTAAATTGAATAAGAAAATTCAGCCAGATGTCATGACGGCACTTGCGAATATTGAAGAATATGATCGCCTTGCAGATACTATGTCTGTCCATATGCCAATTGATGTAATGCGTAAGCAACAATTATTGGATCAACCAAAAGTTTACGATCGTTTACAACAGCTGCTTGGTATGATGATTTTTGAAAAAGATATCCTTCAAGTTGAAAAACGTATTCAAGATGAAGTGAAAAAACAAGTAGAAAAGAATCAGCGTACCTATTATCTCAACGAGCAGATTAAAGCATTACAAAAAGAGCTGGGTCAAGATAGTGAACACGGATTTAGCCCATTAGAAGAAGTTGAACAATTAAACCGTAAAATTGAAGCGGCAAAAATGCCTGCAGATGCAAAAGAAAAAGCATTAGCAGAAGTTCAAAAACTTAAAATGATGCAACCAATGTCACCAGAGGCAACAGTAGTCCGTTCTTATATTGATTGGATGCTTCAGATGCCATGGCATGCACGTAGCAAAGTGAAAAAGGATCTTGCGAAAGCGCAATCGACATTAGATAGCGACCATTACGGTTTAGAACGTGTGAAAGAACGTATTTTAGAATACCTTGCAGTACAAGCACGTTTAAATAAAATTAAAGGTCCAATTCTCTGCTTAGTAGGACCACCAGGGGTAGGTAAAACTTCTCTTGGGCAGTCTATTGCAAATGCGACAGGACGTAAGTATATCCGTATGGCGCTTGGTGGTGTACGAGATGAAGCTGAAATTCGTGGGCATCGCAAAACTTACATTGGTGCGTTACCAGGTAAACTTATGCAAAAAATGGCAAAAGTAGGGGTGAAAAACCCATTATTCTTGCTCGATGAAATCGATAAGATGTCATCGGATATGCGTGGTGATCCTGCTTCAGCGTTATTGGAAGTGTTAGATCCAGAACAAAATACTAAATTTAATGATCATTACTTAGAAGTAGATTACGATCTTTCTGATGTGATGTTCGTGGCGACATCTAACTCCATGAATATTCCAGCACCATTATTAGATCGTATGGAAGTGATTCGTCTTTCTGGTTATACCGAAGATGAGAAATTAAATATCGCGACTCGCCATTTGGTTAAAAAACAAATGGAACGTAATGGCTTAAAAGAAAAAGAATTAACTATTCACGAAGATGCAATTTTAGATATCATTCGCTACTATACTCGTGAAGCGGGTGTGCGTAACCTTGAACGTGAAATTGCGAAAATTTGCCGCAAAGCGGTGAAAAATCTGTTGGTGGATAAAATACTTAAACACCTAGATGTAGATAGCAAAAATCTTGTCGATTATCTTGGCGTGAAACGTTTTGAATTTGGACGTGCAGATACACAAAACCGTGTCGGTGAAGTGACAGGTCTTGCATGGACAGAAGTTGGTGGCGATTTATTAACGATTGAAGCAGCATCTGTTATCGGTAAAGGTAAATTAACATTTACTGGTTCACTTGGTGACGTGATGAAAGAGTCTATTCAAGTAGCAATGACTGTTGTTCGCTCTCGTGCTGAAGCCTTGGGGATTAATCCAGACTTCTACGAAAAACGTGATATTTATATTCACGTGCCAGATGGCGCAACGCCAAAAGATGGTCCAAGTGCAGGTATTGCAATGTGTACAGCACTTGTATCTTGCTTAACAGGTAATCCTGTGAAAGCGGAAGTGGCGATGACGGGTGAAATCAGCCTACACGGTAAAGTATTACCGATTGGTGGCTTGAAAGAAAAATTACTCGCAGCACATCGTGGCGGAATTAAAACCGTGTTAATTCCAAAAGATAATGTGAAGGATTTGGAAGAAATTCCAGAAAATGCCAAAGAGGCATTAACCATTCATCCTGTGGAAAATATTGATGAAGTGTTAGGGATTGCTTTGCAAAATCCGCCAACAGGTGTGGAGTTTGTGATGCCAAAAGAAGCAACTACGCATGCGAAATCAATTAATTAA
- the smpB gene encoding SsrA-binding protein SmpB — MAKKKVKVGSNTIALNKRARHDYFIEEEIEAGLELQGWEVKSMRAGKANISDSYIIFKNGEAYLFGATIQPLSVASTHVVCDPTRTRKLLLNKRELDSLIGKANRDGFTIVALSLYWKGAWAKIKIGVAKGKKLHDKRDTIKDREWQVAKQRIMKNAQRG; from the coding sequence ATGGCAAAGAAAAAAGTAAAAGTGGGATCAAATACGATTGCCTTAAATAAACGGGCAAGACACGATTATTTTATTGAAGAAGAAATTGAGGCCGGCTTAGAGTTACAGGGGTGGGAAGTTAAATCCATGCGTGCTGGCAAAGCAAATATTAGCGATAGCTATATCATTTTTAAAAATGGTGAGGCTTATTTATTTGGTGCAACTATTCAGCCGTTAAGTGTTGCTTCAACACATGTAGTTTGCGATCCAACACGTACTCGTAAATTACTTTTAAATAAGCGTGAACTTGATAGCTTAATTGGTAAAGCCAATCGTGACGGTTTTACAATTGTCGCACTTTCGCTTTACTGGAAAGGCGCATGGGCCAAAATTAAAATTGGTGTCGCGAAGGGTAAAAAACTGCATGATAAACGTGACACAATTAAAGATCGTGAATGGCAAGTTGCAAAACAACGTATTATGAAAAATGCACAACGCGGGTAA
- a CDS encoding formate--tetrahydrofolate ligase, translating to MKTDIEIAQNTPARPILEVAQKLHISSQDLEFYGNNKAKISYRFIKETENRVNGKLILVTAMSPTPMGEGKTTMSVGLADGLAQLGKSVIATLREPSLGPVFGMKGGATGGGYAQVIPMEEINLHFTGDLHAISAANNLLAAMLDNHIFQGNTLNIDPRTITWKRVLDINDRQLRNIVSGLNGKNNGVPREDGFNITVASEIMAILCLAKDLDDLKKRIGNIVLGYTFNGDVIHARELNCQGAVSTLLKDALKPNLVQTLEGTPVFIHGGPFANIAHGCNSVMATQLALKLADYVVTEAGFGADLGAEKFLDIKCREANIKPDACVVVATIRALKYHGGVTRNELEKTNLDAIREGIKNLSRHIDNLTQVYGLPTIVTINPFPSDTQEELDLVRSLCQKEGVQVIVNKAWTKGGKGATALAEGVIKLCEEKSHFQYAYACEEPIIAKIETIARRIYRCHEVIFDKKALDKISKYEQQGFKDLPICIAKTPYSFSSDATLLGAPIDANLYVNDVNLCAGAGFIVVLTGNVLTMPGLPKVPAAERIDIDNNGVITGLS from the coding sequence ATGAAAACAGATATTGAAATTGCACAAAACACCCCTGCTCGTCCAATATTAGAAGTTGCCCAAAAATTACATATTTCTTCTCAAGATTTAGAATTCTATGGCAATAACAAAGCAAAAATAAGTTACCGTTTCATTAAAGAAACTGAAAATCGTGTTAATGGTAAATTAATTCTCGTTACAGCCATGTCTCCTACTCCCATGGGAGAGGGAAAAACGACAATGTCTGTAGGTCTAGCAGATGGACTTGCTCAGCTTGGAAAATCTGTTATTGCAACACTCCGTGAACCGTCTTTAGGTCCTGTTTTTGGTATGAAAGGGGGGGCGACAGGTGGTGGCTATGCACAAGTCATTCCTATGGAAGAAATTAATCTTCATTTCACTGGTGACCTCCATGCAATCAGTGCGGCAAATAATCTTCTCGCTGCGATGTTAGATAACCATATTTTCCAAGGAAATACCTTAAATATCGATCCACGAACTATTACATGGAAACGTGTATTAGATATCAATGATCGCCAATTACGCAACATCGTTAGCGGATTAAATGGTAAAAATAACGGTGTTCCTCGCGAAGACGGCTTTAATATCACAGTTGCCAGTGAAATTATGGCAATCCTATGTTTAGCAAAAGATTTAGATGATTTAAAAAAACGTATCGGTAATATTGTCCTTGGTTATACATTCAATGGAGATGTTATTCATGCTCGTGAATTAAATTGTCAAGGTGCAGTATCTACCCTTTTAAAAGATGCCCTTAAACCAAACCTTGTTCAAACCTTAGAGGGAACCCCTGTTTTCATTCATGGTGGACCTTTTGCTAACATTGCCCATGGCTGCAATTCTGTTATGGCGACTCAACTCGCCTTAAAACTTGCAGATTATGTTGTGACTGAGGCTGGTTTTGGCGCTGATCTTGGTGCTGAAAAATTCTTAGATATCAAATGCCGTGAGGCAAATATTAAGCCTGATGCTTGCGTTGTTGTCGCCACGATCCGTGCCTTAAAATATCATGGTGGTGTAACACGAAATGAGTTAGAAAAAACGAATCTTGATGCTATCCGTGAAGGCATTAAAAACTTATCGCGTCATATCGATAACCTTACTCAAGTATATGGTTTACCAACTATCGTTACTATTAATCCATTCCCAAGCGATACCCAAGAAGAACTTGATCTGGTGCGTTCTCTATGCCAAAAAGAAGGCGTGCAAGTTATCGTCAATAAAGCATGGACGAAAGGAGGTAAAGGCGCTACTGCACTTGCAGAGGGAGTCATAAAACTTTGTGAAGAAAAATCACATTTCCAATATGCATATGCTTGCGAAGAGCCAATTATTGCAAAAATTGAAACGATTGCCCGCAGAATTTATCGCTGTCATGAAGTTATCTTTGATAAAAAAGCATTAGATAAAATTTCTAAGTATGAACAACAAGGTTTTAAAGACTTACCTATTTGTATCGCAAAAACCCCATACAGTTTTTCAAGCGATGCGACCTTACTCGGTGCACCTATAGATGCTAACCTTTATGTAAATGATGTTAATCTCTGTGCGGGTGCAGGATTCATCGTCGTACTAACGGGAAATGTACTCACTATGCCTGGGTTACCAAAAGTCCCTGCAGCTGAAAGAATTGATATTGATAATAATGGAGTAATAACTGGATTATCTTAG
- a CDS encoding DUF3944 domain-containing protein: MSYLEDQDLEFLQFLTNQELQELYNVLVYDKDGDKRLTETLSTSDEVADYGENYSKYWQRIAEELQCLGANAFATLFRNGTGAFYKQILCNVCDRFKVNSDQKSSTENIEYHLLERVLEKTFDNMTRSERDAIAQSCEIEYSCHVTSANLVEFFVKILSVGDIYSYKLVILIVNAVLKTFIGRSMMDVANNTFINRTMTLLNSGIRWTMLRLCTMAEVIGPAYRVTIPAVFMVIGLRQRYINRSLLMQENC; this comes from the coding sequence ATGTCTTATCTTGAGGATCAAGATTTGGAATTTTTACAGTTTCTTACCAATCAGGAATTGCAGGAACTCTATAACGTACTTGTTTATGATAAAGATGGCGATAAGCGATTAACAGAAACACTTTCCACTTCTGACGAAGTCGCCGATTATGGTGAAAATTATTCTAAATACTGGCAACGGATTGCTGAAGAATTACAATGTTTGGGTGCAAATGCTTTTGCAACACTATTTCGCAATGGAACAGGTGCATTCTATAAACAAATCCTTTGTAATGTTTGTGATCGATTTAAGGTAAATTCCGATCAAAAATCATCGACAGAAAATATTGAATATCATCTTTTAGAGCGGGTTTTAGAAAAAACTTTCGATAATATGACGCGATCTGAACGAGATGCTATTGCTCAAAGTTGTGAGATTGAATATTCATGTCATGTCACATCTGCTAATTTAGTGGAGTTTTTCGTTAAGATACTAAGTGTCGGCGATATTTATTCTTATAAATTGGTTATTTTAATCGTAAATGCGGTATTAAAAACATTTATCGGGCGTAGCATGATGGATGTAGCGAATAATACCTTTATTAATCGTACCATGACACTTTTGAATAGTGGTATCAGATGGACGATGTTACGACTATGCACCATGGCGGAAGTGATTGGACCTGCATATCGTGTAACAATCCCAGCTGTTTTTATGGTAATTGGATTACGACAACGCTATATAAATCGCTCGCTTCTCATGCAAGAGAATTGCTGA